The following is a genomic window from Thermodesulfobacteriota bacterium.
TCAGGAGAGAAGCGGATTCCGGTGAAGAACATCGTCGACCTGGTTTACGAGGCCATGAACCCGGACGCGGCGAGGAGCAGGTTATGAACGGAACCCCGATCATTGAAAAAGCCGCGGCGGCATTAAAAGCCGGAGCGGTGATGACGGACCCGGCCGGCCTGGCCGTGCTGAGGCCGGACAACCCCCTGATCGACGGATGTGTTCCCCCGGTCGGGGTCGTTCGCCCGGAAAATGCCGGTGAACTGGGAAAGCTGCTGGCCTGCGCCAATGAAAACGCCATGAATCTGTGTGTGGTTTCGTCGGCCGGTTCCCATTATCACGGCACCTTCGCGTCCGACCGGGAGCACCTGCTGGTGGATCTGTCATCGTGGCAGGGCATCCCCTGGATCAACCGGAGAAACCGGGTATGTCTGATCGAGCCTGGTGTGACCTACGGGCAGTTGCTGGCGGCCCTGGATCCGGAAGGACTGACCGTTTCCATGCCCCTGGCTCCGCCGGCCGGCAAAAGCGTGCTGGCCGCCTGCCTGGACCGGGAGCCATCCACCTGGCCCAACAAACAGTGGGATATCGGCGACCCCGTGGCCAGTACGGAATTTTATTTCGGCGGCGGCCAACGGTTCCGCACCGGCGCGGCCGGCGGACCGGGCTCACTGGAAGCCCAGCGGGCCGCGGGCGGGGCACAGAAATGCCCCACCGGCCCTTCCCAGACCGATTTTCACCGGGTGATTCAGGGCGCCCAGGGAACCATGGGGATTGTCACCTGGATGACCATACGCGCGGAAATAAAGCCGACTATCCAGAAGCCGTTTCTGCTGGTCGATGACAATCCGGGCCGGCTGGTCTCTTTTGTCTACGCGGCGCAGCGTCCCGGTCTGGGAGAGCACAGCTTTATCGTTAACCGGATCTGCGCCGCCATGTTGATCAATGCCGCCCGGCGGGGGAAAAAGCCCTGTCCGGCCGAATCGCTTCCGGAATATATCTGCCTGCAGAATATTGCCGGGTTTGAAGTGCTGCCGAAGGAAAGAGTGGCGTATCAGGTGGAGGACATCCGGGAAAAATCCCGGCAGGCCGGTCTGAAAATGAAGCGGTCCCTGCGGCGGATTTCCGCCGACGAATT
Proteins encoded in this region:
- a CDS encoding FAD-binding oxidoreductase, coding for MNGTPIIEKAAAALKAGAVMTDPAGLAVLRPDNPLIDGCVPPVGVVRPENAGELGKLLACANENAMNLCVVSSAGSHYHGTFASDREHLLVDLSSWQGIPWINRRNRVCLIEPGVTYGQLLAALDPEGLTVSMPLAPPAGKSVLAACLDREPSTWPNKQWDIGDPVASTEFYFGGGQRFRTGAAGGPGSLEAQRAAGGAQKCPTGPSQTDFHRVIQGAQGTMGIVTWMTIRAEIKPTIQKPFLLVDDNPGRLVSFVYAAQRPGLGEHSFIVNRICAAMLINAARRGKKPCPAESLPEYICLQNIAGFEVLPKERVAYQVEDIREKSRQAGLKMKRSLRRISADEFLGIATRPCGDSDWRRQPTGDYLSVFFLTTLDRTEELIGVFESIAGSCGFGRDAVGIYIQPVTQNHACHMEFIVPYDRQRDIDAARKLEQESTAALMENGAFFSRPYLSAGNRVLCRNPQNLTVLKKIKDIFDPNRVLNRGKWGL